The following proteins come from a genomic window of Mariniflexile sp. TRM1-10:
- a CDS encoding CsbD family protein, which translates to MNKDQLEGKWKQIKGKFKQKYANVTDNDLTYTEGKFDEMLGKLQEKTGKKKEEILEEIDNW; encoded by the coding sequence ATGAACAAAGATCAATTAGAAGGTAAATGGAAACAAATCAAAGGAAAATTTAAACAGAAGTACGCAAACGTTACCGACAATGACCTTACTTACACTGAAGGGAAATTCGACGAAATGTTAGGCAAGTTACAGGAGAAAACTGGAAAGAAAAAAGAAGAAATACTTGAAGAAATTGATAATTGGTAG
- a CDS encoding TonB-dependent receptor, whose product MKSLHKLSMGLCMLLSVCYGFAQEQKGSISGTVSNANGNPLSYSAIYIDELKKGTSADELGRYILAGIPSGTYTITVSEIGHDSQKEKVSLQEGQELHLNFILKENITALQTVEVVGRKEKNYKNTRSFVGAKTEIALMDLPQAVSYATKELIADQGVMRVGEVVKNFSGVNQNTFYDDIMIRGFRVNGQSNTQLLNGLRTSTGFWKQPLANYLERVEVLKGPASALFGNASPGGVLNRVTKKPLDEERNSLSFSTGSYNTLRALADFTGPLSQDKSLLYRLNIGYEDANSFRQLQFDKNIVIAPSVSFLPTDKTRVNFDLIYNSSKSRLDRGQSTFKDDLYSTPVSLSLSSANDYLNEETYIITLALNHQFTDNFSFSTSYIRTGYSEDLLEHRGANAYAVDGNGEDIVDLIAMQVFQRKRKRFIDNLSTFLNYKVQTGKVSHNVILGYDYAQEELPAGSSQLQARGYRNAANNGSINTYNPDNSAAYLLDGNGNPVPNVPHYDLTNGIASQQLKDMSKYFYNAREFGPNFYNSNGVYIQDHVTWGKLKMLIGLRYDSYTDKLNYTTNEEESVNQNALLPRIGLTYSITDYINLYGTYVEGYNPQSATNMDPNLGGPFDPLTSNMIEFGGKSTWFNGKLDATFALYKIVQKNTLYNVAGTDELEQIGEEESKGVEIDVNGRIYSNWSITASYAFNESGITKDADGNPTGVQKPNTPNHQGNLWTRYNIRNGIFKDFGIGAGTNFVTERVLQINSNQTIPGYSLVNAALYYQINKFSIQLNINNVINKTHWVGGYDYIRLFPGTPRNYLLTVGYSF is encoded by the coding sequence ATGAAGTCTTTACACAAATTAAGCATGGGTCTTTGCATGCTATTATCTGTATGTTATGGTTTTGCTCAGGAGCAAAAGGGTAGCATTTCTGGAACTGTTAGTAATGCGAATGGTAATCCATTATCTTATTCTGCAATCTATATTGATGAACTTAAGAAAGGTACTTCGGCAGACGAATTAGGCCGTTATATTTTAGCGGGGATTCCTTCGGGTACTTATACCATTACGGTTTCTGAAATAGGCCATGATTCCCAAAAGGAAAAAGTCAGTTTGCAAGAAGGTCAGGAACTACATCTTAATTTTATTTTAAAAGAGAACATTACAGCATTACAAACGGTCGAAGTTGTTGGTCGTAAAGAAAAGAATTATAAAAATACCAGATCATTTGTAGGGGCAAAAACAGAAATAGCCCTTATGGATCTGCCACAAGCAGTCTCTTATGCCACAAAGGAACTTATTGCAGACCAAGGAGTGATGCGAGTAGGTGAAGTGGTGAAAAACTTCAGCGGAGTAAACCAGAATACCTTTTATGACGATATTATGATAAGAGGGTTCAGGGTCAATGGCCAAAGTAATACCCAATTATTAAACGGCTTGCGTACCTCCACCGGTTTTTGGAAACAGCCCCTAGCCAATTATCTTGAACGTGTAGAAGTCCTTAAAGGTCCGGCATCTGCCTTGTTTGGAAATGCATCTCCTGGTGGAGTGCTTAACAGGGTGACCAAGAAACCCCTGGACGAGGAAAGGAATTCTTTGAGTTTTTCTACAGGAAGTTATAATACGTTGAGGGCTTTGGCCGATTTTACCGGACCACTTAGCCAAGACAAATCACTATTATACCGTTTGAATATTGGTTATGAAGATGCCAACTCTTTTAGGCAATTGCAGTTTGATAAAAATATAGTGATTGCACCATCTGTTTCATTTCTACCAACCGATAAGACTCGGGTGAATTTCGACCTGATATACAACAGCTCCAAAAGCCGATTGGACAGAGGGCAATCTACCTTTAAAGACGACCTGTATTCAACGCCGGTGTCATTGTCACTTAGTTCGGCAAACGATTATCTGAATGAAGAGACCTATATTATTACTTTGGCATTGAACCATCAGTTTACGGATAATTTTTCCTTTTCGACCTCATATATCCGTACAGGTTACAGTGAAGACCTTTTGGAACATAGGGGAGCCAATGCTTATGCTGTAGACGGCAATGGTGAAGATATTGTGGATCTTATTGCCATGCAGGTATTCCAACGTAAACGCAAAAGGTTTATAGATAACCTGTCTACTTTCTTAAATTACAAAGTACAAACGGGAAAAGTGTCCCATAATGTGATTCTTGGATACGATTATGCACAGGAAGAGTTGCCTGCCGGTTCATCGCAGTTACAGGCTAGAGGTTACAGAAATGCAGCCAATAATGGATCCATCAATACATACAATCCTGATAACAGTGCTGCCTATCTACTTGATGGAAACGGAAATCCCGTACCCAATGTTCCCCATTACGATTTAACCAATGGAATTGCATCCCAGCAATTAAAGGATATGAGCAAGTATTTTTATAATGCTCGCGAATTTGGACCAAACTTTTACAATTCTAATGGAGTGTATATACAAGATCATGTTACCTGGGGTAAATTAAAAATGCTTATTGGCCTTAGGTATGATAGCTATACCGATAAACTCAACTATACTACCAATGAGGAAGAAAGTGTAAACCAAAATGCATTATTGCCAAGAATTGGGCTTACCTATTCAATTACAGACTATATTAACCTTTATGGTACGTATGTAGAAGGATACAATCCCCAAAGTGCTACCAATATGGATCCAAACCTTGGGGGACCATTCGATCCGCTTACGAGCAATATGATTGAATTTGGTGGTAAATCCACCTGGTTTAACGGAAAACTGGACGCTACCTTTGCACTGTATAAAATCGTTCAAAAAAATACCTTGTATAATGTAGCCGGAACAGATGAGCTTGAACAAATAGGGGAGGAAGAATCGAAAGGGGTTGAAATTGATGTGAACGGACGCATCTATTCCAACTGGAGCATTACAGCTTCCTATGCATTTAACGAATCGGGTATTACCAAAGATGCCGATGGCAACCCTACGGGAGTACAAAAACCCAATACTCCAAATCATCAAGGTAATTTATGGACCCGCTATAATATTAGAAACGGTATCTTTAAAGATTTTGGGATTGGTGCAGGAACTAATTTTGTAACCGAAAGAGTGCTGCAAATAAACAGTAATCAGACCATTCCAGGTTATTCCCTTGTAAATGCAGCATTATATTACCAAATAAATAAGTTCTCTATCCAATTGAACATAAATAACGTTATTAACAAGACTCATTGGGTTGGCGGGTACGATTATATTAGGTTGTTTCCGGGCACTCCAAGAAATTACCTGTTAACTGTTGGATATTCATTCTAA
- a CDS encoding SDR family NAD(P)-dependent oxidoreductase produces MKSNSNKVALVTGGSRGLGKDMALQLAKKDFNVIITYHSNEREANKVVAEIIASGKKAIALQLDVSKSNGYDAFVSQVREKLANDFGTDHIHSLVNNAGTGVYASFDSTTEEQFDDMVNIHLKAAFFLTQKMLPVLADGGSIVNISSGLARFSFENYSAYAIMKAAIESLSRYQALELGSRKIRVNTVAPGGIETDFGGGAIRDNKELNDMIANSTALGRVGLPDDIGGVVAFLCSDDAKWVNAQRIEVAGGVYI; encoded by the coding sequence ATGAAAAGTAATTCAAACAAAGTAGCTCTAGTAACTGGCGGTAGCCGTGGACTAGGTAAAGACATGGCCTTACAATTGGCTAAAAAAGATTTTAATGTAATTATCACTTACCATAGTAATGAACGAGAAGCTAATAAAGTTGTAGCGGAAATAATTGCCTCTGGCAAAAAAGCAATTGCGCTGCAATTAGATGTCTCAAAGAGCAATGGTTATGACGCTTTTGTAAGTCAGGTAAGAGAAAAATTGGCAAATGACTTCGGTACAGATCACATTCACTCCTTAGTAAATAATGCTGGTACAGGTGTTTATGCTTCTTTTGACAGCACTACTGAAGAACAATTTGATGATATGGTGAACATCCATCTAAAAGCGGCTTTTTTCCTAACACAAAAAATGCTTCCTGTATTGGCTGATGGCGGCAGTATTGTAAATATTTCATCAGGCTTAGCAAGATTTAGTTTTGAAAACTATTCGGCATATGCCATAATGAAAGCTGCCATTGAAAGTTTGAGCAGATACCAAGCCCTCGAATTAGGTAGCAGAAAAATTAGGGTAAATACCGTAGCACCAGGTGGCATAGAGACTGATTTTGGTGGCGGTGCAATAAGAGATAACAAAGAGTTAAATGATATGATTGCAAATAGTACCGCACTTGGTAGAGTCGGATTGCCCGATGATATTGGTGGTGTTGTTGCCTTTCTGTGCAGTGATGATGCTAAATGGGTAAATGCCCAAAGAATAGAGGTTGCAGGAGGTGTTTATATTTAA
- a CDS encoding glycoside hydrolase family 130 protein has product MKDISQRNSRNPLLSPRDLSPSNENMMIECLLNPGVFEFKGRIGLLVRVAERTDQKEGLLSVPTYDYYGNVEILNFNLDDPKLDASDVRVINYNGKDYLTTISHLRLLFSDDGVVFKEDKEYASLFGEGDYEAYGIEDCRVSKIEDTYYLTYTMVSGNGVGVGLRTTKDWKTFEKKGMIFSPHNKDCAIFEEKINGKYFALHRPSSPKLGGNYIWLAESPDGIHWGHHKCIAKTRINKFDSKRLGAGAAPIKTDKGWLEIYHGATEEDRYCLGALLLDLNDPSKVIARSEEPIMEPIATYEQTGFFGNVVFTNGHIVDGDTIKMYYGASDEHVCLASFSISQILKTLGQS; this is encoded by the coding sequence ATGAAAGATATATCACAAAGAAACAGTCGAAATCCACTTCTGTCACCAAGAGATTTAAGTCCTAGCAATGAAAATATGATGATTGAATGTTTACTCAATCCAGGAGTATTTGAATTTAAAGGACGAATAGGGCTCCTAGTGCGTGTGGCAGAACGTACTGATCAAAAAGAAGGACTTTTATCAGTACCCACATATGACTATTATGGAAATGTGGAAATTTTAAATTTTAATCTGGATGATCCAAAGCTAGATGCCTCAGACGTCAGAGTTATCAATTATAATGGGAAGGACTATTTAACAACCATATCACATCTTAGACTTCTTTTTAGTGACGATGGTGTTGTATTTAAAGAGGACAAGGAGTATGCATCACTTTTTGGAGAAGGCGACTATGAAGCTTATGGGATAGAAGATTGTCGGGTGTCAAAAATAGAAGACACCTATTATCTTACTTATACCATGGTTTCTGGTAATGGTGTAGGTGTTGGATTAAGAACCACGAAGGACTGGAAGACTTTTGAAAAAAAAGGCATGATTTTCAGCCCTCACAATAAAGATTGTGCCATTTTTGAAGAAAAGATAAATGGTAAATATTTCGCTCTACATAGACCAAGTAGTCCTAAATTAGGAGGTAATTATATCTGGCTGGCAGAGTCGCCAGATGGTATCCACTGGGGACACCATAAATGTATTGCAAAAACTAGAATAAATAAGTTTGATAGTAAGCGCTTAGGGGCTGGAGCTGCGCCTATAAAAACAGATAAAGGCTGGCTTGAAATATACCATGGAGCAACTGAAGAAGATCGTTATTGCCTTGGCGCATTACTACTGGATTTGAATGATCCATCTAAAGTTATTGCACGTTCTGAAGAACCCATCATGGAACCAATTGCTACTTATGAACAAACTGGATTTTTTGGAAATGTGGTTTTTACAAACGGACATATAGTTGATGGAGATACCATTAAAATGTATTATGGGGCATCAGATGAACATGTGTGTTTAGCTAGTTTTTCAATTAGCCAAATATTAAAAACACTAGGACAATCATGA
- a CDS encoding PepSY-associated TM helix domain-containing protein, whose protein sequence is MKLNKKFFFRIHSWIGVKLSILFFVVCFSGTLATLSHEMDWVFIPEIRAKTQDTYAPKNVIVENVKKRFPEGEMVLWLASEASYLCDIIYVTNAGQRWYVFANPYTGEVQGATKFTIQRFFRDLHYYLFTPQYQIGYFIVLLFAFMLFVSMGTALFFYKDWYKKLFELKRGKGRAFFFRSLHRLIGVWSVPFCILFSITGIWYFVERTNIGNVGKIANPSILKTEDLAVGTEAIKISSYIIDYDKAVAIAEEAIPGLDVKDIYPPREAHGTLYLTGKSHVQLVRNRANRIYIHPETYEVVGIQRADALNTKTWFNDIIDPLHFGTWGGLATKIIWFFAGLCISGLILTGIWISLKRKVKKKKQHQLQQMGKWKYVNWFLIGGALCFMYYKLIGQYHISIKALVIITFGWAVFISIGWYLFVYRLHKK, encoded by the coding sequence ATGAAGCTTAATAAAAAGTTTTTTTTCCGTATCCATAGCTGGATAGGTGTTAAGTTAAGCATACTATTTTTTGTAGTATGCTTTTCTGGTACACTGGCCACGCTCAGCCATGAGATGGATTGGGTTTTTATTCCTGAAATTCGGGCAAAAACCCAAGACACATACGCTCCTAAAAACGTCATAGTTGAGAATGTAAAGAAACGGTTTCCAGAGGGAGAAATGGTATTGTGGCTGGCTTCGGAAGCGTCATATTTATGCGATATTATCTATGTAACCAATGCTGGACAGCGGTGGTACGTGTTTGCCAATCCATATACAGGAGAGGTTCAAGGCGCCACCAAATTCACGATCCAGCGCTTTTTTAGGGATCTGCATTATTATCTCTTTACTCCTCAGTACCAGATAGGCTATTTTATTGTGCTTCTTTTTGCCTTTATGTTGTTTGTCTCTATGGGAACGGCTTTGTTTTTTTACAAAGATTGGTACAAAAAGCTCTTTGAACTGAAGCGGGGAAAAGGCCGTGCATTTTTTTTCCGAAGCCTTCACCGCCTTATAGGGGTATGGTCAGTGCCATTTTGTATTTTATTTTCTATTACAGGAATCTGGTATTTTGTTGAAAGAACCAATATTGGAAATGTTGGTAAAATAGCCAATCCATCCATCCTAAAAACAGAAGACTTAGCAGTTGGTACCGAAGCCATTAAAATAAGCTCTTATATTATTGATTATGACAAGGCTGTAGCAATAGCTGAAGAGGCCATTCCAGGATTGGATGTTAAGGATATTTATCCACCAAGGGAAGCTCATGGTACACTATACCTTACGGGAAAAAGCCATGTCCAGTTGGTAAGGAACAGGGCAAATAGAATTTATATACATCCTGAAACCTATGAAGTTGTTGGTATACAGAGGGCCGATGCCCTGAATACAAAAACCTGGTTTAACGATATTATTGATCCGCTACATTTTGGTACTTGGGGCGGACTTGCGACCAAGATCATCTGGTTTTTTGCAGGTCTCTGTATTTCGGGACTCATTTTAACAGGTATCTGGATCAGTCTAAAGCGAAAAGTAAAGAAAAAGAAACAACATCAGTTACAACAAATGGGAAAATGGAAGTACGTTAATTGGTTTTTGATAGGTGGTGCACTATGTTTTATGTATTATAAATTAATAGGTCAGTATCATATATCAATCAAAGCTCTGGTTATTATTACCTTTGGGTGGGCTGTCTTTATAAGTATAGGGTGGTATTTATTTGTATATAGGTTACACAAAAAATAG
- a CDS encoding GreA/GreB family elongation factor, producing the protein MKYGSIMLEKKEYVYIKRILNISGYVGDHEIQKSLAKFTEELKTAHILDEAEMPNDVVRLNSIVMVMSDNNWEKTIQIVQPSEKDIKKNKVSILTPMGAALFGYSLNDIIKWDFPTGLKELKIIEVTQQKQEKMLFY; encoded by the coding sequence ATGAAATACGGAAGTATCATGTTAGAAAAAAAGGAGTATGTGTACATTAAACGCATTCTTAACATTTCTGGATATGTAGGAGACCATGAAATCCAGAAGTCTTTGGCAAAATTCACAGAAGAATTAAAAACAGCACACATTTTGGATGAAGCAGAAATGCCCAATGATGTGGTGAGATTAAATAGTATAGTAATGGTAATGTCAGATAATAATTGGGAAAAAACCATTCAGATTGTGCAGCCTTCAGAAAAGGACATTAAGAAAAATAAAGTGTCAATCCTTACTCCTATGGGCGCTGCTTTGTTTGGGTATTCATTAAACGATATTATTAAGTGGGATTTCCCTACAGGATTGAAAGAACTAAAAATAATTGAAGTAACGCAACAAAAACAAGAGAAAATGTTGTTTTACTAA
- a CDS encoding helix-turn-helix domain-containing protein, translating into MEEISIKDFYREVCGDSGCQLDYFLDNKSNNDLGHFNVFDTAKFYHCDSKKPKMSYNRRLYYKISLIKGSNLVEYADKTVLIDKQGILFATPKIPYRYIPQSQDQSGSFCVFTKEFLSKSKTGLIIDELPIYQPNSDFVYQLNDEQYQEMEEVFKKMNTELSSDYAFKYDLLRNYVLELIHKGQKLKSMESVPNTANAASRITSLFIELLERQFPIESDAQVIQLKSPLDFATSLGIHVNHLNKVLKETTSRSTIEIINGRIAEEAKILLKQTKWNVSEIAFVLGFDEVAHFSNFFKRHTKLSPLKYRN; encoded by the coding sequence ATGGAGGAGATAAGTATAAAAGATTTTTATAGAGAAGTATGCGGTGATAGTGGTTGCCAACTTGATTACTTTTTGGATAATAAAAGCAATAACGATTTGGGACACTTTAATGTTTTCGACACTGCAAAGTTCTACCATTGTGACAGCAAAAAACCAAAGATGTCCTATAATCGAAGATTGTATTACAAAATCAGTTTGATAAAAGGAAGTAATCTTGTAGAATATGCAGATAAAACCGTACTTATAGATAAACAAGGCATATTGTTTGCCACACCTAAAATCCCTTATCGATACATTCCTCAAAGTCAAGACCAGTCTGGTTCTTTTTGTGTTTTTACTAAAGAATTTTTATCCAAATCCAAAACAGGATTGATCATTGATGAGTTACCTATTTATCAACCCAATAGTGATTTTGTATATCAGCTAAACGATGAGCAATATCAGGAAATGGAAGAAGTATTCAAGAAAATGAATACCGAATTATCTTCAGACTATGCCTTTAAATATGATTTACTCCGTAATTATGTTTTAGAACTCATTCATAAGGGGCAAAAATTAAAATCAATGGAAAGTGTTCCTAATACAGCTAATGCCGCTAGCAGGATTACATCATTGTTTATAGAATTATTGGAAAGACAGTTTCCTATTGAAAGCGACGCACAAGTGATACAACTCAAATCGCCGCTTGATTTTGCCACTTCACTCGGCATCCATGTAAACCATCTTAATAAAGTGCTGAAAGAAACTACTAGTAGAAGTACCATCGAAATCATCAATGGTAGAATAGCCGAAGAAGCCAAGATATTGCTGAAGCAAACCAAATGGAATGTTTCGGAAATTGCATTTGTACTTGGGTTTGATGAAGTAGCTCATTTTTCTAACTTTTTCAAAAGACACACCAAACTTTCTCCATTGAAATATAGAAATTGA
- a CDS encoding Glu/Leu/Phe/Val family dehydrogenase codes for MAILTEELNSKTKKVLQRGMIDNVMEQFNRAANHINLHPNIRKILSITNNEIVIHFPVKMDNGEIEIFTGYRVQHNNALGPYKGGLRYHPTVDIDAARALAMWMTWKTSLAGLPYGGGKGGIQLDPSKYSQGELERITRRFTFALADNIGPEHDIPAPDVNTNSQTMAWIADTYMSTRPPAERSANQHVVTGKPAGSGGLEGRDRATGFGVFLSIKLWIQKQNDTLNDKRFIVQGFGNVGYWAAHFLEKEGAKLVAVQDAFGSIENQNGIHVENLFEYTKNNTGSIVNYPKASILGKDDFFGVNCDICIPAALGNQITKENAPKIKARLIAEGANGPTNVEGEQVLLERGVAIIPDILCNSGGVIASYFEWLQNRNGELWHLEEVMDKLEKKLKSSYETVSKYAQKEDIDMRTAAYCIAIARIEKAYVQRGIFP; via the coding sequence ATGGCAATATTAACAGAGGAATTAAATTCTAAAACAAAGAAAGTGTTGCAAAGGGGTATGATAGATAATGTGATGGAGCAATTCAATCGTGCTGCAAATCATATTAATTTACATCCCAATATCCGAAAAATTTTAAGCATCACTAACAATGAAATAGTGATCCATTTTCCAGTAAAAATGGATAATGGTGAAATAGAAATTTTTACGGGTTACCGAGTTCAACATAATAATGCGTTAGGGCCATATAAAGGCGGTTTGCGTTATCATCCAACAGTTGATATTGATGCGGCAAGAGCCCTTGCTATGTGGATGACATGGAAAACATCGCTTGCAGGGTTGCCTTATGGTGGTGGTAAAGGAGGTATTCAACTAGATCCTTCAAAATATTCACAAGGTGAATTGGAGCGCATTACACGCAGGTTCACGTTTGCCTTGGCAGATAATATAGGGCCGGAGCACGATATACCTGCACCTGATGTTAATACCAATAGCCAAACCATGGCGTGGATAGCAGATACTTATATGAGTACAAGACCACCAGCAGAACGTTCGGCGAACCAGCACGTTGTAACAGGTAAACCTGCAGGAAGTGGTGGATTGGAAGGTCGTGATAGAGCAACTGGGTTTGGGGTATTTCTAAGCATCAAATTATGGATACAAAAACAAAATGATACACTAAATGATAAACGCTTTATTGTCCAGGGTTTTGGTAATGTGGGTTATTGGGCAGCTCATTTTTTAGAAAAGGAAGGTGCTAAATTGGTAGCAGTGCAAGATGCTTTTGGAAGTATTGAAAACCAAAATGGTATACATGTAGAAAATCTTTTTGAGTATACTAAAAACAATACAGGAAGTATTGTTAATTATCCCAAAGCTTCAATTCTTGGGAAGGATGATTTTTTTGGAGTTAACTGCGATATTTGTATTCCAGCAGCTTTGGGCAATCAAATAACCAAAGAAAATGCACCTAAAATCAAAGCGCGGTTAATAGCCGAAGGCGCCAATGGCCCTACAAATGTAGAAGGAGAGCAGGTACTTTTGGAGCGCGGTGTTGCAATTATTCCTGATATTTTATGTAATTCAGGAGGGGTAATTGCCAGTTATTTTGAATGGCTACAAAACCGAAATGGTGAACTATGGCATCTGGAAGAAGTTATGGATAAGTTAGAAAAAAAACTTAAAAGTTCTTATGAAACTGTTTCTAAATATGCCCAAAAAGAAGATATAGATATGCGAACAGCGGCCTATTGCATTGCTATCGCACGAATTGAAAAAGCTTATGTACAACGCGGGATTTTCCCATAA
- a CDS encoding thiamine pyrophosphate-dependent enzyme, giving the protein MQKNVSDHLVEILVAAGVKRIYAITGDSLNPINDAVRRDGRLQWIHVRHEEVGAYAASMEAELDGIGCCMGSSGPGHVHLVNGLYDANRSENPVIAIASTINTDKMGLDNFQETRPESLFQDCSKYVFMANTPKQALNGLQTAIQHAISKKGVAVLGLPGDVAEAETEAVHSSNKNFYTEPRIIPNTEDLHELAGIINTNEKVMLFCGHGCRDAIDEVMQLAQKLNAPLGYSFRGKIFFDYEENPYAVGLNGLLGNKSGFEAMHQTDVLLMLGTDFPYSEFLPEKCKIIQIDIKPRKLGRRAKVDYGYCGNIKSTLEELMPLVKVKTSTDFLDKMRDLHQDIEETYHSYVKGKGSEKNIHPEYVAYMVNKLADDDAIFTVDTGMSAVWAARYLKAGKNRYLTGSFNHGSMANAMPMAIGAGLSHPDRQVIALCGDGGISMLLGDLMTISQYQIPVKIIIFNNRSLGMVKLEMRVEGYMEWQTDMVNPDFVKLADAMNIAAWEAKECEDVELALSNGFKHEGPAIINIFTDPNALAMPPSLNFEQVKGFSKSMAKSVANGKFAEVIDTAKSDLKYLRELI; this is encoded by the coding sequence ATGCAAAAAAATGTTTCTGACCATTTAGTAGAAATACTTGTAGCGGCAGGTGTTAAAAGAATTTATGCCATAACAGGTGACAGTTTAAATCCAATAAATGATGCTGTGCGAAGAGACGGCAGACTTCAATGGATACATGTAAGACACGAAGAAGTCGGAGCCTATGCAGCTTCTATGGAGGCCGAACTGGATGGCATTGGTTGTTGTATGGGAAGTAGTGGTCCGGGACATGTGCACCTCGTCAACGGTCTATATGATGCCAATAGATCTGAAAATCCTGTTATAGCTATTGCTTCAACCATTAATACTGACAAAATGGGGCTGGACAACTTTCAAGAAACAAGACCAGAATCCCTGTTTCAAGATTGTTCTAAATATGTTTTTATGGCTAATACTCCAAAACAAGCTCTAAACGGATTACAAACTGCTATTCAGCATGCTATTAGTAAAAAGGGCGTAGCTGTTTTAGGTCTCCCTGGCGATGTGGCGGAGGCTGAAACGGAAGCTGTTCACTCTTCCAATAAAAATTTCTATACGGAACCACGAATCATTCCAAATACTGAAGATCTGCATGAACTTGCTGGGATAATTAACACCAATGAAAAAGTGATGCTATTTTGTGGGCATGGTTGTCGAGATGCCATTGATGAAGTGATGCAACTAGCCCAAAAACTAAATGCCCCATTGGGTTATAGTTTTCGCGGAAAAATATTTTTTGATTATGAAGAAAATCCCTATGCTGTTGGATTGAATGGGCTTTTAGGCAATAAATCTGGTTTTGAAGCCATGCATCAGACAGATGTCCTTTTGATGTTGGGTACCGATTTTCCTTATAGTGAGTTCCTTCCTGAAAAATGTAAAATTATTCAAATAGATATTAAACCTAGAAAATTAGGCCGAAGAGCAAAAGTTGACTACGGATACTGTGGTAATATAAAATCAACCCTGGAAGAACTTATGCCTTTGGTTAAAGTAAAAACGTCCACTGATTTCCTTGACAAAATGCGTGATTTGCATCAGGATATTGAAGAAACGTACCATTCATATGTAAAAGGTAAAGGATCTGAAAAAAATATTCATCCGGAGTACGTAGCTTATATGGTGAATAAATTAGCAGATGACGATGCCATCTTCACAGTCGATACAGGAATGAGTGCCGTATGGGCTGCACGCTATCTAAAAGCAGGTAAAAATCGCTACTTAACAGGATCATTCAATCATGGCTCTATGGCCAATGCCATGCCTATGGCTATAGGTGCTGGATTATCACATCCCGATCGGCAAGTGATTGCCCTTTGTGGCGACGGTGGTATTTCAATGCTTTTGGGTGATTTAATGACCATTAGTCAATATCAAATTCCTGTAAAAATCATCATTTTTAATAATCGTTCCCTAGGAATGGTAAAACTTGAAATGCGTGTTGAAGGCTATATGGAATGGCAGACCGATATGGTTAATCCTGATTTTGTAAAATTGGCAGACGCTATGAACATTGCTGCATGGGAAGCTAAGGAATGTGAAGATGTGGAATTAGCACTTTCAAACGGATTCAAACATGAGGGACCTGCAATAATCAACATTTTTACAGATCCCAATGCTCTGGCAATGCCACCTTCCCTAAACTTTGAACAAGTGAAAGGCTTTTCAAAATCCATGGCAAAATCGGTGGCAAATGGAAAATTTGCAGAAGTAATAGATACAGCAAAGAGCGATTTAAAATATTTACGGGAATTAATATAA